A genomic window from Sulfurospirillum diekertiae includes:
- a CDS encoding nitrogenase-stabilizing/protective protein NifW, with product MKTLDQYYKLKDAEDFFEFFGVEYDKHIVEVKRFHIMKEYGTLIKKGFENFNGNEKYLMDFLKFALIRVYMDYKHGHAPSAAEVWGMLEDGKAKGCLACAISSEGGNCAC from the coding sequence ATGAAAACGTTGGATCAATATTACAAACTAAAAGATGCAGAAGATTTTTTTGAGTTTTTTGGTGTTGAGTACGATAAGCACATCGTTGAAGTCAAGCGTTTTCATATTATGAAAGAGTATGGAACCCTTATTAAAAAAGGGTTTGAGAATTTTAATGGTAATGAAAAATACCTGATGGATTTTCTAAAGTTTGCTTTGATTCGTGTTTATATGGATTACAAACATGGACATGCTCCTAGTGCGGCCGAAGTCTGGGGAATGTTGGAAGACGGCAAAGCCAAAGGGTGTTTAGCATGTGCTATATCATCGGAAGGAGGAAACTGTGCCTGCTAA
- a CDS encoding mechanosensitive ion channel family protein, whose amino-acid sequence MVMRVLKSFILLLLFISYNALADDQNSSLINADKSVYINLLKTIKESKVSNDEIALQKVLLEKLINTIPSTVTNITLSVPTNVDEYNALFNRYIDDTLKKDSLTKKIQSIDTKIKSLTKEIKSLENNNSSERTLELQSALYTKSFLEYKDQNEMMVNEILSIDKMLNESLKSITFDSENLPKKTVMAQDEALKLRATIDNFLVKKERFELLGDTHDKGISTAAINTKEDAYNKAVRATITSLFSEFSDALKSKNKKVFVLEKNILDAVSSLENAKVIQESIATLLHNMEKNYFGTIDTLKGSTVQEFKNILKMSWNIMSEPIFTVNGSPISMLKMILALFVFLIGIFGGGFYKTSIKRMTHNSKSINLATRTILSNIGYYVIVITAFFVALNVMGIDLSSIALVAGALSVGIGFGLQNIVSNFVSGIILMFERSIKIGDFVELSDTLRGHVSDIRMRSTTLNTNGNIDVIVPNRNFIEGNVINWTMHDKLKRFDIPFGVAYGTKPEHVIAVIIEAVAKSGYPDILSTRDKYTNVIMTGMGSSSVDFALQVWIHGEEILAPSKTISRFLIIIYNTLYANGIEIPFPQHDLHLKSIDENVHLSLLSSIETKDKEAMIKD is encoded by the coding sequence ATGGTTATGCGTGTCCTAAAATCGTTCATACTTTTACTTTTGTTCATCTCATATAATGCTCTTGCAGATGACCAAAATTCCTCTTTAATTAATGCAGATAAATCCGTCTATATTAACCTCTTAAAAACGATCAAAGAGTCAAAAGTATCAAATGATGAAATTGCTTTACAAAAAGTATTGCTTGAAAAATTGATCAATACCATCCCCTCAACCGTTACCAATATTACCTTAAGTGTACCTACAAATGTTGATGAATATAACGCTCTTTTTAATCGTTACATTGATGATACGCTTAAAAAAGATTCTCTGACGAAAAAAATTCAATCGATTGACACCAAAATAAAATCCTTAACCAAAGAAATAAAAAGTTTAGAGAACAACAATTCCTCAGAGCGTACACTGGAGCTTCAAAGTGCTCTGTACACAAAGTCATTTCTAGAGTATAAAGACCAAAATGAAATGATGGTCAATGAGATACTCTCCATCGATAAAATGTTGAATGAATCGCTAAAAAGCATTACCTTTGATTCTGAAAATCTGCCTAAAAAAACCGTCATGGCGCAAGATGAAGCTTTGAAATTACGTGCAACGATTGATAATTTTTTAGTTAAAAAAGAGCGTTTTGAACTCTTAGGGGATACGCACGACAAAGGTATTTCAACTGCGGCAATCAATACCAAAGAAGATGCCTACAATAAAGCAGTCAGAGCAACGATCACTTCATTATTTTCAGAATTTTCAGATGCCTTAAAATCTAAAAACAAAAAAGTATTTGTTTTAGAAAAAAATATTCTTGATGCGGTTTCTAGTCTAGAAAATGCAAAGGTTATCCAAGAGTCCATTGCCACTTTACTGCATAATATGGAAAAAAATTATTTTGGCACAATAGATACCCTTAAAGGCTCAACCGTACAAGAGTTCAAAAATATCCTGAAAATGTCTTGGAATATTATGAGTGAACCCATTTTTACAGTGAATGGTTCACCTATTAGTATGTTGAAAATGATCTTAGCCTTATTTGTTTTTCTCATTGGTATTTTTGGTGGAGGTTTTTATAAAACCAGCATTAAAAGGATGACACATAATAGTAAGTCTATCAACCTAGCGACACGCACAATTTTATCCAATATCGGCTACTACGTTATTGTCATCACAGCTTTTTTTGTGGCACTGAACGTCATGGGCATTGACCTCTCCTCTATTGCACTGGTTGCTGGAGCACTTTCAGTGGGTATTGGTTTTGGTCTGCAAAATATTGTCTCAAACTTTGTTTCTGGCATTATCTTAATGTTTGAGCGAAGCATCAAAATTGGAGATTTTGTTGAGTTGTCCGATACCTTACGCGGTCATGTCTCCGATATTCGCATGCGTTCAACCACACTCAATACTAACGGTAATATCGATGTTATCGTTCCCAATCGTAATTTCATTGAAGGCAATGTGATTAACTGGACGATGCACGATAAACTCAAACGTTTCGATATTCCTTTTGGTGTTGCCTATGGCACAAAACCAGAACATGTGATTGCTGTGATTATAGAAGCGGTTGCAAAGAGTGGCTATCCAGATATTCTTTCTACCCGTGATAAATACACTAATGTTATTATGACGGGAATGGGTAGCAGTAGTGTTGATTTTGCACTGCAAGTATGGATTCATGGTGAAGAAATTTTAGCACCGAGCAAAACTATTTCAAGATTTCTGATTATTATCTACAACACACTGTATGCCAATGGTATTGAGATTCCTTTCCCACAGCACGATTTACATCTTAAAAGTATTGATGAAAATGTTCATTTATCGCTTTTGTCCTCTATTGAAACAAAAGATAAAGAAGCAATGATAAAAGATTAA
- a CDS encoding GNAT family N-acetyltransferase, which produces MIRFADENDLEAILTIYNDAILNTTAVYTYVAKTLEERQQWFHKKNEEGYPLWVYEHDGNVVGYATYGSFRSSPAYKYTIEHSVYVHKDFRKHGFGRALLQTIIDDANAKGYATIVAGIDASNTKSIHLHEKLGFVLSGIVHKVGYKFGQWLDLAFYELQLDGPKNPTEG; this is translated from the coding sequence ATGATTCGGTTTGCCGACGAAAATGATTTGGAAGCCATTTTAACAATTTACAATGATGCGATTTTAAATACTACTGCTGTTTATACCTATGTGGCAAAAACATTAGAAGAACGACAACAGTGGTTCCACAAAAAGAACGAAGAAGGCTATCCTCTGTGGGTGTATGAGCACGATGGGAACGTTGTTGGCTATGCAACCTATGGTTCTTTTAGGAGCAGTCCTGCTTACAAATATACGATTGAGCATTCGGTGTACGTTCACAAAGATTTTCGCAAGCACGGCTTTGGAAGGGCTTTGCTTCAAACCATCATCGACGATGCCAATGCCAAAGGGTACGCCACCATCGTTGCAGGCATTGATGCGTCTAATACCAAGAGCATTCATCTGCACGAAAAATTAGGCTTTGTGCTTTCGGGGATTGTCCACAAAGTAGGGTACAAATTTGGTCAATGGCTTGATTTAGCCTTTTACGAACTTCAACTGGATGGCCCCAAAAATCCTACGGAAGGGTGA
- a CDS encoding nitrogen fixation protein NifQ, with product MNTTTHESSDSRYSKLEMLKLEREVMVFLQGYAKNRYSKYVIAPHIAAMSLQMNHLYEAMGFKNRVQMGKYMRCHFPKLAEIKPVDKLWKKFLYDSINRVAPFCFTCKDNSNCFACQLAG from the coding sequence ATGAATACAACTACACATGAGAGCAGTGATAGCAGATACAGCAAACTTGAGATGCTCAAACTTGAGCGCGAAGTGATGGTTTTTTTACAAGGCTATGCCAAAAATCGCTATTCAAAGTATGTCATAGCACCGCATATTGCCGCTATGTCTTTGCAGATGAATCATCTCTATGAAGCAATGGGGTTTAAAAATCGTGTGCAGATGGGAAAATACATGAGATGCCATTTCCCAAAACTGGCTGAAATTAAACCTGTCGACAAATTGTGGAAGAAATTTCTCTACGATTCCATCAACAGAGTGGCACCTTTTTGCTTTACATGTAAAGACAATTCGAACTGCTTTGCATGCCAGTTGGCAGGATAA
- a CDS encoding 2Fe-2S iron-sulfur cluster-binding protein, producing the protein MTTRVEIINDFLAINVKPGATIQDVVEASGSALPFGCRDGQCGTCAVEIVQGMEFLSPKNEKEVKVLKEICFGTCTPNTRLACQMKIDKPNGVVRIKY; encoded by the coding sequence ATGACAACAAGAGTAGAAATTATCAATGATTTTTTAGCAATTAATGTAAAACCGGGCGCAACGATTCAAGATGTTGTTGAAGCAAGTGGTAGTGCGCTTCCTTTTGGTTGCCGTGATGGTCAATGTGGCACATGTGCTGTTGAGATCGTTCAAGGTATGGAGTTTTTGTCTCCAAAAAATGAAAAAGAAGTTAAAGTGCTTAAAGAGATCTGCTTTGGCACCTGTACTCCAAACACTCGTCTTGCATGTCAGATGAAAATCGACAAGCCAAACGGCGTTGTAAGAATTAAATACTAA
- a CDS encoding VOC family protein, whose protein sequence is MKPYMSMITLGVSDMAKSIAFYQKGLGFPRLEPYEENIAFFTLNGTWLALYEKKALAEDANVAFDESTFHGVTLAHMLGSEAEVDALFQEAIKAGATPTKQPQKVFWGGYSGYFKDPDGHLWEIAHNPFFTIETHA, encoded by the coding sequence ATGAAACCCTACATGAGTATGATTACCTTAGGGGTCAGCGATATGGCGAAGTCTATTGCGTTTTACCAAAAAGGGCTGGGATTTCCTAGGCTTGAGCCTTATGAAGAGAACATTGCATTCTTTACGCTCAACGGAACATGGCTTGCGCTCTATGAGAAAAAAGCACTCGCAGAAGATGCCAACGTCGCATTTGATGAAAGTACCTTTCATGGTGTTACTCTTGCGCATATGCTTGGCAGTGAAGCTGAAGTGGATGCACTCTTTCAAGAAGCCATCAAAGCAGGTGCGACCCCTACCAAACAACCTCAAAAAGTATTCTGGGGCGGATACAGCGGCTATTTTAAAGACCCTGACGGTCATTTATGGGAAATCGCGCACAACCCTTTTTTTACAATAGAAACACACGCATAA
- a CDS encoding winged helix-turn-helix domain-containing protein, protein MKVLFLEPDRELADHVDVYLNGLRLKMNMKKIQSEEEIMQEGSSLLDYSLFILNLKNPTDPSMMKFIRQRGSDAPILLILDKVANSRMLQTLYYLSYDDVIIKDFSPDEIAFRIYKLCHIWNDDTFCLAKDVCFDFKNALFIYKEDKIFLGRKEALFLKYLLAKSPHIVSSDEIVCYVYHNEVISQERIRSLVRQLRAKLLPFHLIETVKGEGYRIVNTKIEEEMDSTSSTIIKFCLPLLPVFADSCLYAAL, encoded by the coding sequence GTGAAAGTTCTTTTTCTTGAACCAGATCGGGAGTTAGCAGATCATGTTGACGTTTACCTCAATGGATTACGTTTAAAAATGAATATGAAGAAAATACAATCTGAAGAAGAGATCATGCAAGAAGGCTCTTCTTTACTAGACTATTCTCTTTTTATTCTCAACCTCAAAAATCCTACCGACCCTTCTATGATGAAATTTATCAGGCAAAGAGGAAGTGACGCTCCTATTTTACTCATTTTAGACAAAGTGGCTAATTCTCGTATGCTACAAACCCTTTATTATCTCTCATACGATGATGTTATTATCAAAGATTTTTCTCCTGATGAGATCGCTTTTAGGATTTACAAATTGTGTCATATTTGGAATGATGATACTTTTTGTTTAGCAAAAGACGTTTGTTTTGATTTTAAAAATGCTCTCTTTATTTATAAAGAAGATAAGATTTTTTTAGGTAGGAAAGAAGCACTGTTCCTCAAATATTTACTAGCCAAATCTCCACATATCGTTTCATCAGACGAAATCGTATGTTATGTTTACCATAATGAAGTGATTAGCCAAGAGCGCATTAGATCACTTGTGCGACAGTTGCGCGCTAAACTCTTGCCATTTCATCTCATCGAAACGGTTAAAGGTGAGGGATATAGAATAGTCAATACAAAAATAGAAGAAGAAATGGACAGTACAAGTAGTACGATCATAAAATTTTGCCTACCTTTATTGCCCGTTTTTGCAGATTCGTGTTTGTATGCTGCTTTATAG
- a CDS encoding homocysteine S-methyltransferase family protein, producing the protein MENPEAIGEVHKDYLEAGSSKPIIVYPNGGATYNALTKTWDGLSKSASYGKMAHIWYKKGASIIGGCCQTTPFDIAQIAQWVRY; encoded by the coding sequence ATGGAAAACCCAGAGGCCATTGGTGAAGTTCATAAAGACTATCTTGAAGCGGGTTCTTCTAAACCTATCATCGTATACCCCAATGGTGGGGCGACCTACAATGCACTCACTAAAACATGGGACGGACTCTCTAAAAGTGCATCCTATGGAAAAATGGCGCATATCTGGTATAAAAAGGGTGCAAGCATCATCGGTGGATGTTGTCAAACAACGCCTTTTGATATTGCGCAAATTGCACAATGGGTAAGATACTAA
- a CDS encoding RNA polymerase factor sigma-54, which produces MRSINLEFKQKQSLNLSLKLWLPLLQLPLQELSTHLETLSYENPFLEVKRPFEQNLGSSHGIVEELVLGSESLHEKIIEQIVPPLFPTPISQKVAHEILCDITDEGYFDGDMEKIAQTCGVYTEYVERIRQRFSKLEPYGVGALDSKESFVFQLDALSDDIDDELYNLVLKMIDQMAKVDKFSRHGRFEEAKAVIKKFANPPALEYQSTPKQIIPDFFVEVDDDIKLRINNDYYPDILITDPFSSKSENIKEKLKEARDIVNLLELRKTTLYKIVLLVVERQLSFFVGGELKPLNMSTLADELSFAESTISRAISNKYIESKQGIFPLKSFFTNAVSSKELSSSEIKNFINQLIEYEDKSEPLTDDDLLERIEKRFNIKMVRRTITKYRKLMNVASSKERKKIYKVQA; this is translated from the coding sequence ATGAGAAGTATCAACCTAGAATTCAAACAAAAGCAGAGTCTAAACCTCTCTTTAAAACTTTGGCTCCCACTGTTACAGCTTCCTCTTCAAGAGTTAAGTACGCACCTTGAAACATTGTCGTACGAAAACCCTTTTTTAGAGGTTAAGCGCCCCTTTGAACAAAACCTAGGTTCTAGCCATGGTATCGTCGAAGAGTTGGTACTGGGTAGTGAGTCTTTGCATGAAAAAATCATTGAGCAGATTGTACCACCCCTTTTCCCAACACCTATTTCTCAAAAAGTCGCCCATGAAATACTGTGTGACATTACCGATGAGGGCTATTTTGATGGCGATATGGAAAAAATTGCACAGACGTGTGGTGTGTATACAGAATATGTTGAGCGTATTCGTCAGCGTTTTTCCAAACTTGAGCCATATGGTGTTGGTGCGCTAGATAGCAAAGAATCGTTTGTTTTTCAATTAGATGCTCTCAGCGATGACATTGACGATGAACTATATAATCTAGTTCTCAAGATGATCGATCAGATGGCCAAGGTCGATAAATTTTCAAGGCATGGGCGTTTTGAAGAAGCCAAAGCGGTCATTAAAAAATTTGCGAATCCGCCCGCTTTAGAGTATCAATCAACACCTAAACAGATTATTCCCGATTTTTTTGTTGAAGTAGATGATGATATTAAACTACGTATCAACAACGACTATTATCCTGATATTCTCATCACCGACCCGTTTTCAAGTAAGAGTGAGAACATCAAAGAGAAGCTCAAAGAGGCGCGTGACATCGTCAATCTTTTGGAACTTCGCAAAACAACGCTATATAAGATCGTTCTTTTAGTGGTAGAGAGGCAGCTCTCTTTCTTTGTCGGTGGTGAATTAAAACCACTCAATATGAGTACACTTGCCGATGAGCTCTCGTTTGCAGAGTCCACCATCTCACGAGCCATCTCAAATAAATACATTGAGTCTAAGCAGGGAATTTTTCCACTTAAATCGTTCTTTACCAATGCGGTCTCATCCAAAGAGCTTTCATCTTCGGAAATAAAGAATTTTATCAATCAACTGATAGAATACGAAGATAAAAGTGAGCCGCTCACCGATGATGATTTATTGGAGCGCATTGAAAAACGTTTTAACATTAAGATGGTGAGACGCACCATCACCAAATACCGCAAATTGATGAACGTAGCATCATCTAAAGAGCGCAAGAAAATCTATAAGGTACAAGCATGA
- a CDS encoding chemotaxis protein CheW — protein sequence MSEQSRTSRYNAYIPEVVAYQKALDQLSERWNLLSLLGQMSNIGMDISETRQAFSNLSEQLLQRLSEETVKKLATELGAKAQVAIDILIRNLFERTADIGFLAMDTIICDFARMNNEEQKVSLSALQNRFLEYIEKYSVYNDVLLFSLDGTLIASTKDEKIGKQVESSLIYEAIHTSKEYVESFGVFPLVSEKESLLYSYRVCDENGTPLAVLCLVFKFQDEMRVIISNLIENETWADMLVLDENQCTIYSSDPFHYTLGAPQKTALKNFDIVPFAGSEYVAKTQSTKGYQGFYGLGWMGHALMPLSFAFNQKHEHVPFTEEQIKIIKNSSLFSEEFTSIPTKAEAIQRRLDLTIWNGNVQIANQKSGDNSFSKSLLNEISRTGAQTKKTFEESISNLNWTVVASFINHAAFNAKLAIDIMDRNLYERANDCRWWALSPVFIKAFSAKYKECTTIRKEFGHEITEVLGAINSLYTVYSNLFLFDTQGCVIAVSQEKYAHLIGKRIGAHYIAQTLALKSSKEYVVSPFEKTELYDGKYTYIYSAPIFIEGAKEAQGGIGIVFDAEVQFEAMLKDVVGEDERSFALFLESKTNNVIASTNPAICIGERCTFCDSMENMVLIKNEYYIIGKGKSQGYREFKCSDGYCNDVTAIVCIKIANQDACVEDISKQTKKQYLYPKIGASEKTVELSTFWMNGNLFAIESQQIYAALEGQDVTQVIGCDEIYVGMITWNNKTIPVASLAKYFHHNIAYNKEIHHIVVLKGSDEKPFGLVIDMVQDSPEVPVRCVDETSQAMMGQQTLTKAIVKADAGQEKAEMLSILDPLKIEKYLLMEKTISNSEMRVN from the coding sequence ATGTCAGAGCAAAGCCGTACATCTCGTTATAATGCCTATATCCCTGAAGTTGTTGCATATCAAAAAGCATTGGACCAGCTCTCTGAACGGTGGAATTTACTCTCTCTTTTGGGACAAATGAGTAATATTGGTATGGACATATCAGAGACGAGACAGGCCTTTAGTAATCTGTCAGAGCAACTGTTACAAAGACTTTCCGAAGAGACTGTCAAAAAACTTGCAACAGAACTTGGTGCAAAAGCACAAGTCGCAATAGATATTTTAATTCGTAATCTTTTTGAGCGTACAGCAGATATTGGTTTTTTAGCGATGGATACGATCATTTGTGACTTTGCTCGCATGAACAACGAGGAACAGAAAGTCTCTTTATCCGCACTGCAAAACCGTTTTCTTGAGTATATTGAAAAGTACAGTGTTTATAATGATGTTTTGCTCTTTTCGCTTGATGGTACGCTTATCGCTTCTACTAAAGATGAAAAAATAGGGAAGCAGGTAGAGAGTTCATTGATCTATGAAGCAATACACACATCCAAAGAGTATGTTGAGAGTTTTGGTGTTTTCCCATTAGTAAGTGAAAAAGAGAGTTTACTGTACAGTTATCGTGTGTGTGATGAGAATGGTACACCCCTTGCGGTGCTCTGTTTAGTCTTTAAATTTCAAGATGAGATGCGCGTTATTATCTCCAACCTTATCGAAAATGAGACATGGGCTGATATGCTTGTCTTAGATGAAAATCAGTGTACGATTTACAGTAGTGACCCCTTTCATTATACTCTTGGAGCTCCCCAAAAAACGGCACTTAAAAACTTTGATATCGTTCCTTTTGCTGGAAGTGAGTATGTGGCAAAAACACAATCAACCAAAGGGTATCAAGGTTTTTATGGGCTAGGTTGGATGGGACATGCGCTCATGCCTCTCTCTTTTGCCTTTAATCAAAAACATGAACATGTCCCTTTTACAGAAGAACAGATAAAAATTATAAAAAATTCTTCACTATTTTCTGAAGAGTTTACAAGCATTCCGACAAAAGCTGAGGCGATTCAACGACGTCTTGATCTGACCATTTGGAATGGAAATGTGCAAATTGCCAATCAAAAAAGTGGCGATAACTCTTTTTCAAAATCACTCTTAAATGAAATTTCTCGTACAGGTGCACAAACCAAAAAGACATTTGAAGAATCCATCAGTAACCTTAACTGGACGGTTGTTGCTTCATTTATCAATCATGCGGCATTTAATGCAAAACTTGCCATTGATATTATGGATCGAAACCTTTATGAGCGTGCCAATGACTGTAGATGGTGGGCTTTAAGTCCTGTATTTATCAAAGCATTTAGCGCAAAATATAAAGAGTGTACGACAATCCGAAAAGAATTTGGGCATGAAATCACCGAAGTTTTGGGAGCTATTAATTCACTGTATACAGTCTATAGCAATCTCTTTTTATTTGATACTCAAGGGTGTGTTATCGCTGTCAGTCAAGAAAAGTATGCTCATTTAATTGGTAAGCGCATAGGGGCACATTATATCGCGCAAACATTAGCGCTCAAAAGTTCCAAAGAGTATGTGGTCAGTCCTTTTGAAAAAACGGAACTCTATGATGGAAAATACACCTACATCTATAGTGCGCCCATTTTTATTGAAGGGGCAAAAGAGGCGCAAGGGGGTATTGGCATTGTTTTTGATGCAGAAGTTCAATTTGAAGCTATGCTTAAAGATGTGGTAGGGGAAGATGAACGTTCCTTTGCTCTTTTCTTAGAAAGTAAAACCAACAATGTTATTGCTTCAACCAATCCTGCTATTTGCATTGGAGAGCGATGTACTTTTTGTGATTCAATGGAAAATATGGTTCTGATTAAAAATGAGTATTATATTATTGGAAAAGGTAAATCTCAAGGCTATAGAGAGTTTAAATGCAGCGACGGTTACTGTAATGACGTAACCGCAATTGTCTGCATCAAGATAGCAAACCAAGATGCGTGTGTGGAGGATATTTCAAAACAGACTAAAAAGCAGTACCTCTATCCCAAAATTGGTGCATCGGAAAAAACGGTTGAGCTTTCTACTTTCTGGATGAACGGCAATCTCTTTGCTATCGAGAGTCAGCAGATATACGCTGCTCTTGAAGGTCAAGATGTTACACAAGTGATCGGGTGCGATGAAATTTATGTTGGGATGATTACGTGGAATAACAAAACGATTCCTGTGGCTTCTTTAGCGAAGTATTTTCATCACAATATTGCGTATAACAAAGAGATACACCACATTGTTGTGCTTAAAGGAAGCGACGAAAAGCCTTTTGGTTTGGTGATAGACATGGTGCAAGACAGCCCAGAAGTTCCTGTGCGTTGTGTGGATGAGACAAGCCAAGCGATGATGGGTCAACAGACCCTCACGAAAGCTATCGTTAAGGCAGATGCGGGTCAAGAGAAAGCAGAGATGCTTTCCATTCTTGATCCTCTCAAAATAGAAAAATATTTACTGATGGAAAAAACAATTTCCAACAGTGAAATGAGAGTCAATTAA
- a CDS encoding NifX-associated nitrogen fixation protein → MNELEKLFIETLTSQMRALDQFGTWAKKSDEEVLSEKYIKSKDALKNIPIIADIDEMQIQDIRLIFQSIALAFELKTNIMCSVVMEMSHEGFGRAVVIAEKIVVTNKFFKDAHRYSFRTYEDLVKEGGKMLKDAIEIYETYKK, encoded by the coding sequence ATGAATGAACTTGAAAAGTTGTTCATAGAGACTCTAACATCTCAGATGAGAGCACTTGACCAATTTGGTACTTGGGCAAAAAAAAGCGATGAAGAAGTTTTGAGTGAAAAATATATTAAGAGTAAAGATGCACTGAAAAATATTCCTATTATTGCGGATATTGATGAGATGCAAATCCAAGATATTCGTCTGATTTTTCAATCAATTGCGCTTGCTTTTGAGCTTAAAACAAACATTATGTGTTCTGTGGTCATGGAAATGAGCCACGAAGGATTCGGGCGTGCGGTTGTTATAGCTGAAAAAATTGTTGTCACCAATAAGTTTTTCAAAGATGCCCATCGTTACAGTTTTAGAACGTATGAAGATCTCGTTAAAGAAGGTGGCAAAATGTTAAAAGATGCTATCGAAATTTACGAAACCTATAAAAAATAA
- a CDS encoding nitrogen fixation protein NifZ — MPANDEIVLHDSVTAKLSGKDEPKAKFFLGQKVQLLEDVKNDGTYPYLKIGEVMIKKGSVGYIRTIGEFLQVIRVYEVHFLDAEAVVEVIGCREHELEALEPYRDLEAEEVEWMMNHYNQS, encoded by the coding sequence GTGCCTGCTAATGATGAAATTGTTTTGCATGATAGTGTGACCGCAAAACTTTCGGGGAAAGATGAGCCAAAAGCGAAATTTTTTCTGGGGCAAAAAGTACAACTTTTGGAAGATGTTAAGAATGATGGAACCTATCCTTATCTTAAAATCGGTGAGGTGATGATTAAAAAAGGCTCAGTGGGGTACATTCGTACTATTGGTGAGTTTTTACAAGTCATTCGTGTGTACGAAGTTCATTTTTTAGATGCAGAGGCGGTTGTTGAGGTCATTGGATGTCGGGAACATGAGCTTGAAGCACTTGAGCCTTATCGTGATCTTGAAGCCGAAGAAGTTGAATGGATGATGAATCACTATAACCAAAGTTAA
- a CDS encoding NifB/NifX family molybdenum-iron cluster-binding protein has product MVKVAFFTNDLKNIDAHFGSGEQFAVYDVGAEGFSLSSVVQTGEERTEGRVEMLQHENIDIMYCIEIGPAAAAKVVNGKIFPIKYKEVVSIETELNKLQTMIATNPPPFIKKILEARG; this is encoded by the coding sequence ATGGTCAAGGTAGCGTTTTTTACAAACGATCTCAAAAACATTGATGCCCATTTTGGTTCAGGAGAGCAATTTGCCGTGTACGACGTAGGTGCTGAGGGTTTTTCACTCTCTAGCGTTGTTCAAACAGGTGAAGAGCGAACGGAAGGCAGAGTCGAGATGTTACAACATGAGAACATTGACATTATGTACTGCATCGAAATTGGACCTGCAGCGGCTGCCAAAGTCGTCAACGGTAAAATCTTTCCTATCAAATACAAAGAAGTAGTGAGCATTGAAACAGAGCTGAATAAACTTCAAACCATGATAGCAACGAATCCTCCACCGTTTATCAAAAAAATCTTAGAAGCGAGAGGATAA
- a CDS encoding flavodoxin — MAKVGIFYASAGGNTTLVAEALKEAYELEDDDCILMEDDFDSVEQFDNYDALFIGSSTWGQGDVHFSWVDPLFEITSENISFTGKKVAFFGAGDSKTHGEHFCSALGKFNQIFTKAGANVIGFVDKEGYTYTASLAEVGDKLCGLAIDNINEEDKTSERIENWIEQLKGEL, encoded by the coding sequence ATGGCAAAGGTTGGTATATTTTACGCAAGTGCGGGCGGTAATACAACATTGGTAGCGGAGGCTTTAAAAGAAGCCTATGAGCTTGAAGATGATGATTGTATTTTAATGGAAGATGATTTTGACAGTGTTGAGCAATTTGACAATTATGATGCACTTTTTATTGGTTCTTCAACATGGGGTCAAGGCGATGTGCATTTTAGTTGGGTTGATCCACTCTTTGAAATCACTTCTGAAAACATTAGTTTTACAGGTAAAAAAGTTGCATTTTTTGGTGCAGGTGATAGCAAAACACACGGTGAACATTTTTGTTCAGCTCTTGGCAAATTCAATCAAATCTTTACCAAAGCAGGAGCAAATGTCATCGGTTTTGTTGACAAAGAAGGGTATACCTATACGGCATCTTTAGCTGAAGTTGGCGATAAACTCTGTGGTTTAGCGATTGATAATATTAACGAAGAAGATAAAACAAGTGAACGTATTGAAAATTGGATAGAACAGTTAAAAGGCGAATTATAA